One Anopheles marshallii chromosome 3, idAnoMarsDA_429_01, whole genome shotgun sequence genomic region harbors:
- the LOC128713274 gene encoding uncharacterized protein LOC128713274, protein MVNFHEILKSFYSLGCKDGALCYAGYRVYCYLKAEKRMTNIQYRYDSELQLLYLIAKKEPDSAFDLFIPSLTTGQLNVGQFKTYREAVTLPDGGKPESIILAICDPSSTVLLYRMTTGLKEIGQKLPSKGKLLRLNVKSGCDKEFH, encoded by the exons ATGGTAAATTTTCACGAAATC TTGAAATCATTTTACTCTCTAGGTTGCAAAGATGGGGCGCTTTGCTATGCGGGGTATCGTGTTTACTGTTATCTCAAGGCAG AAAAGCGCATGACAAACATACAGTATCGGTATGACAGTGAGCTACAGCTGCTCTACCTAATCGCGAAGAAAGAACCGGATTCAGCGTTCGACCTGTTCATTCCGTCGCTAACGACCGGCCAATTGAACGTTGGCCAGTTCAAAACATACAGAGAAGCAGTCACCTTGCCGGATGGTGGGAAGCCAGAAAGCATCATATTGGCGATATGCGATCCAAGTTCTACCGTGCTACTGTATAGGATGACGACTGGCTTGAAGGAAATCGGCCAGAAGCTTCCGTCAAAGGGCAAATTGCTTAGGTTGAATGTTAAATCCGGCTGTGATAAAGAATTTCACTGA
- the LOC128711964 gene encoding trifunctional nucleotide phosphoesterase protein YfkN gives MAGFASKAALRSKWSDLVESGATNIEATAEVSQGLKHVVGWLKQASVEVREAGKRAVSQIQNNTPSLLPNLHSAALIGQGIDRDSSSMMTGATVDKLTIIHYNDVYNIDANSKSEPIGGAARFCTAVKSFNQLNPLILFSGDAFSPSMLSTFTKGEQMVPVLNAIGTHCAVFGNHDFDHGLDVLSEWVEKTNFPWLMSNVVDNETGRPLGGGKITHILNHNEVKVGLIGLVEKEWLDTLPTIDPNEVTYIDFIKAGNQLADELHNQGCEVIIALTHMRTPNDIELAKHSGHIDLILGGHDHVYEILNIDDTHVIKSGTDFRQFSKIGINLGRTQNGKITVNVEKVDVNSSQYSEDVTLRDELKKYSETIESKMDEMLGMFTVELEGRFSAIRTSETNLGNWICDVALAATGADCVIINSGTFRSDQIHPAGPFTMRDLINIIPMQDPLIVLEVTGKILHEALENSVSTYPKLEGRFPQIAGMSFVFDPTKRPGERVEPKLVRLGDEWLNLEQKYTLCIKSYIYGGCDGYTMFKGCRVLLDDDAAPELGLAIQNHFKAIDIRLGKTHHTKHRQSLVTLSRRHSMVQMLENLELDGPTPIRRKSSVTIPKMEHISNNRGKLLRRASLDDLEQNSCQLAPSIQHRIIVVQNEDHIREMILRRETIEKNFVIKETDELTP, from the exons ATGGCTGGTTTCGCATCGAAAGCTGCATTACGTTCCAAATGGAGTGATTTGGTTGAAAGTGGTGCCACAAACATTGAAGCAACAGCCGAGGTTTCTCAGGGGTTGAAACATGTTGTCGGATGGCTAAAACAG GCATCCGTAGAAGTAAGAGAGGCCGGAAAGAGAGCCGTCTCACAGATACAGAACAATACACCGAGTTTGCTACCGAATCTTCACTCAGCAGCGTTAATTGGCCAGGGGATCGACCGAGACAGTAGCAGCATGATGACCGGTGCTACGGTGGATAAATTAACTATTATACATTACAATGACGTGTACAACATTGATGCAAACAGCAAATCTGAACCAATCGGTGGAGCTGCACGGTTCTGCACGGCAGttaaatcattcaatcaaCTGAATCCTCTGATTCTATTTAGCGGTGATGCATTTTCCCCAAGCATGCTTAGCACCTTCACAAAAGGAGAACAAATGGTTCCCGTGTTAAATGCCATCGGAACACACTGTGCCGTTTTCGGTAACCATGATTTTG ATCACGGATTGGATGTTCTTAGCGAATGGGTTGAAAAGACTAATTTTCCCTGGTTGATGTCGAATGTAGTCGATAACGAAACTGGACGACCGTTAGGTGGAGGCAAAATTACTCATATTTTAAATCACAATGAGGTGAAAGTGGGTCTAATTGGTTTGGTGGAGAAGGAGTGGCTGGATACGCTGCCGACGATAGATCCGAACGAAGTAACGtatattgattttattaagGCGGGAAACCAACTAGCAGATGAGCTACACAATCAG gGTTGTGAAGTTATCATAGCTTTAACCCACATGCGAACGCCTAACGATATTGAGTTGGCCAAACACAGCGGGCACATCGATCTTATATTAGGTGGTCACGATCATGTGTATGAGATATTGAAT ATTGATGATACACACGTAATTAAATCGGGTACCGATTTTAGACAATTTTCGAAGATTGGCATTAACCTAGGACGTACTCAGAATGGTAAAATTACGGTCAACGTGGAGAAAGTTGATGTGAATTCTTCGCAGTATTCAGAGGACGTCACATTAAGGGACGAGTTGAAAAAATACTCCGAAACAATTGAATCgaaaatggatgaaatgtTGGGAATGTTTACAGTAGAATTGGAAGGAAGATTTTCTGCCATTCGTACATCTGAAACCAATCTAGGAAATTGGATTTGTGATGTGGCACTTGCTGCCACTGGCGCCGATTGTGTGATTATTAACTCTGGGACATTTCGTTCTGATCAAATACATCCCGCTGGACCGTTTACGATGCGTGACTTGATCAATATCATACCAATGCAAGACCCATTAATCGTACTAGAAGTTACGGGCAAAATATTGCACGAAGCGCTTGAAAATTCCGTGTCAACGTACCCAAAGTTGGAAGGAAGGTTCCCTCAGATAGCGGGCATGTCATTCGTATTTGACCCAACAAAACGTCCAGGTGAACGAGTAGAACCGAAACTGGTGCGCCTTGGTGATGAATGGTTAAATTTGGAGCAGAAATATACACTATGCATTAAGAGCTATATATATGGCGGATGTGATGGATATACCATGTTTAAAGGATGTCGTGTGCTGCTAGACGACGATGCTGCGCCAGAGCTTGGATTGGCCATCCAGAATCATTTCAAAGCAATCGACATTCGTTTAGGTAAAACGCATCACACTAAACATCGCCAGTCGCTTGTAACTCTGTCACGGCGCCACAGCATGGTACAGATGCTCGAAAACCTTGAGCTAGATGGTCCGACTCCAATCAGGCGAAAGTCTTCCGTAACGATACCCAAAATGGAACACATCAGTAATAATCGGGGCAAG CTTTTACGTCGTGCGTCGCTAGATGATTTGGAACAGAACAGCTGCCAGCTTGCACCATCAATTCAACATAGAATTATTGTCGTGCAGAATGAAGAT CATATTCGAGAAATGATTTTAAGGCGAGAgactattgaaaaaaattttgttATCAAGGAAACCGACGAGCTTACCCCGTAA